A single genomic interval of Spirosoma linguale DSM 74 harbors:
- a CDS encoding Activator of Hsp90 ATPase 1 family protein (PFAM: Activator of Hsp90 ATPase 1 family protein~KEGG: hch:HCH_03204 hypothetical protein): MKNNLLVDFTVDKTTKTVSFSRVFDADLSLVWDAFTTQEILDQWWAPKPWTSRTKFMNFDVGGRRFYAMVSPEGEERWSIQRYTAISPKTNFKMLNAFADKDENPELPGSEWDFTFSEQNGSTKVDITIYNESLARLEKMLEMGFQQGSAMTMKNLEDLLATLSQRQ; this comes from the coding sequence ATGAAAAATAATTTGCTGGTTGATTTTACCGTTGACAAAACGACAAAAACAGTCTCCTTCAGTAGAGTGTTTGATGCCGACCTTTCGCTGGTTTGGGATGCGTTCACTACGCAAGAGATTCTTGACCAGTGGTGGGCACCTAAACCCTGGACGTCAAGAACAAAATTTATGAATTTTGACGTTGGCGGACGACGATTTTACGCGATGGTGAGTCCGGAAGGGGAGGAGCGCTGGTCAATTCAGCGATATACCGCCATTAGCCCAAAAACAAATTTCAAGATGTTGAATGCTTTTGCCGACAAAGATGAAAACCCTGAACTGCCTGGTTCTGAGTGGGATTTTACGTTTAGCGAACAAAATGGAAGCACAAAAGTCGACATTACCATTTATAATGAATCCCTTGCCCGCCTGGAAAAGATGCTTGAAATGGGCTTCCAGCAAGGGTCTGCTATGACAATGAAAAATCTGGAAGATTTACTGGCAACTTTATCGCAACGACAATAG
- a CDS encoding transcriptional regulator, ArsR family (PFAM: regulatory protein ArsR~SMART: regulatory protein ArsR~KEGG: hch:HCH_03203 transcriptional regulator) translates to MRRDIFQAIADPTRRSIIALLALQAMTPNAIADNFNTTRQSVSKHLRVLAECEIVKQEQQGREIYYSLEIEKMKEVDQWLSQFRKSWETRFNQLDNVLSIIKEQKK, encoded by the coding sequence ATGAGACGAGATATTTTTCAGGCAATAGCCGATCCGACAAGGCGGTCAATTATCGCCTTACTTGCATTGCAGGCAATGACACCGAACGCCATTGCCGACAACTTCAACACTACCCGACAATCTGTTTCCAAACACCTTCGCGTATTAGCAGAGTGCGAGATCGTGAAACAGGAGCAGCAAGGGAGAGAAATTTACTACTCACTTGAAATTGAAAAAATGAAGGAAGTTGATCAATGGTTAAGCCAATTCAGAAAAAGTTGGGAAACCCGGTTCAATCAACTGGACAATGTATTATCAATAATTAAAGAGCAGAAAAAATGA
- a CDS encoding conserved hypothetical protein (KEGG: mxa:MXAN_0508 hypothetical protein): MTIEHALNDFYKQHGYGEGGGIDKKWDMIKFGPFAFPLPNLESRRRNIYLHDINHLVTGYDTNWKGESSVTSWEIATGGWGNIYFAWWLTLWGMAVGVMF, from the coding sequence ATGACTATCGAACACGCTTTAAACGACTTCTATAAACAGCACGGCTATGGAGAGGGAGGAGGCATTGACAAAAAATGGGACATGATTAAGTTTGGTCCCTTTGCCTTTCCCTTGCCCAATTTAGAATCCCGACGCAGAAACATCTATTTACATGACATCAACCATCTGGTAACAGGGTACGACACAAACTGGAAAGGGGAGAGTTCGGTTACGAGTTGGGAGATCGCTACTGGTGGATGGGGTAACATCTATTTTGCCTGGTGGCTAACGCTTTGGGGCATGGCGGTTGGAGTGATGTTTTAG
- a CDS encoding hypothetical protein (KEGG: ott:OTT_1553 hypothetical protein), with amino-acid sequence METGVYIPIISDYGFKATFGNEADSLFLRTALQALIKSDTPIREAHFDKNAFEALTIDSRSGIFDLACTDENGSQFIVEMQLGLAPHFVQRMKFYALHKFNTVVERGEFDYANLPKIYAIAILAKSILPTAHFHTVANLRSESGEIIDTQLTFITVELAKFNKQVAEIETDLEKLVYTMKTLHTTEPTQYPAFWNEEWLKRAIDELDTRKMTPEERAHFARVTAANAEAVKAEKQKIQEVKLEVQMNAVANLLGLNTLTVEQIANAIGVSIDFVVEVQKTNTDKL; translated from the coding sequence ATGGAGACGGGCGTTTACATTCCCATTATTTCGGATTACGGCTTCAAAGCCACTTTCGGCAATGAAGCTGACAGTTTATTCCTCCGTACCGCTTTACAAGCACTCATCAAATCGGATACACCCATCCGTGAAGCGCATTTTGATAAAAATGCGTTTGAGGCTCTGACTATTGATAGCCGAAGCGGCATTTTTGATTTAGCCTGTACTGATGAAAACGGTAGTCAATTCATCGTTGAAATGCAGTTGGGCTTAGCCCCGCATTTTGTGCAACGTATGAAGTTTTACGCCTTGCACAAGTTCAATACGGTGGTAGAACGGGGCGAGTTTGATTATGCCAATCTGCCTAAAATTTACGCCATTGCCATTTTAGCGAAGAGTATTCTACCAACGGCTCATTTTCATACCGTGGCTAATCTGAGGAGCGAATCCGGTGAAATCATTGATACTCAATTAACGTTTATCACCGTAGAATTGGCTAAGTTTAACAAGCAAGTAGCCGAGATAGAGACTGACTTAGAGAAACTGGTTTATACGATGAAGACGCTCCATACAACTGAACCCACTCAATACCCAGCTTTCTGGAACGAAGAATGGCTTAAGCGGGCCATTGACGAGTTGGACACGCGAAAGATGACCCCGGAAGAACGGGCACATTTCGCTCGTGTGACAGCAGCCAATGCCGAAGCGGTCAAAGCTGAGAAGCAGAAAATTCAAGAAGTAAAGTTGGAAGTTCAGATGAATGCGGTAGCAAACCTACTAGGTTTAAACACTTTAACTGTTGAGCAGATAGCCAATGCTATTGGTGTTTCGATTGACTTTGTAGTTGAAGTTCAAAAGACGAACACTGATAAACTTTAA
- a CDS encoding hypothetical protein (KEGG: ott:OTT_0553 hypothetical protein), with the protein MDTGVYIPIISDYGFKATFGNEADTLFLRRALQALIKSDTPIREVHFDKNVFEALTIDSRSGIFDLACTDDNGSQFIVEMQLGLSPHFLQRMKFYALHKFNTVVERGEFDYANLPKIYAIAILAKNILPTVHFHAVANLRSEAGEIIDTQMTFITVELAKFNKQVADIETDLEKLVHTMKTLHTTEPTQYPAFWNEEWLKRAIDELDTRKMTPEERAYFARVTAANAEAVKAEKQKIQEAEERKEIAVKTETVKKMLSVSQLSVEDIANFSNTSVDFVLAIKRNLQTGK; encoded by the coding sequence ATGGACACAGGCGTTTACATTCCCATTATTTCGGACTACGGCTTCAAAGCCACCTTCGGTAACGAAGCGGATACGTTGTTCCTTCGCAGGGCTCTGCAAGCCCTTATCAAATCCGATACGCCTATTCGGGAAGTGCATTTCGATAAGAATGTGTTTGAGGCACTAACGATTGACAGCCGTAGTGGTATTTTTGATTTGGCCTGCACAGACGATAATGGGAGTCAGTTCATCGTCGAGATGCAATTGGGTCTGTCCCCGCACTTTTTGCAGCGGATGAAATTCTATGCCTTGCATAAGTTTAACACAGTTGTGGAGCGGGGTGAGTTTGATTATGCCAACCTGCCTAAAATCTACGCCATCGCTATTTTAGCGAAGAACATTCTGCCAACGGTTCATTTTCATGCCGTTGCTAATCTACGAAGTGAAGCGGGTGAAATCATTGACACTCAAATGACGTTTATTACCGTAGAATTGGCTAAGTTTAACAAACAAGTAGCTGATATTGAGACTGACTTAGAGAAATTAGTTCATACTATGAAGACGCTCCATACAACCGAACCGACTCAGTACCCTGCCTTCTGGAATGAGGAGTGGCTTAAACGGGCTATTGATGAGTTGGACACCCGGAAGATGACCCCGGAGGAGCGGGCCTACTTTGCCCGTGTGACAGCAGCCAATGCCGAAGCCGTCAAGGCGGAGAAGCAGAAAATTCAAGAAGCTGAGGAACGTAAAGAAATAGCAGTAAAAACTGAAACAGTAAAAAAAATGCTATCTGTCAGTCAATTGTCAGTAGAGGATATAGCCAATTTCAGTAATACGTCTGTTGATTTTGTGCTGGCCATCAAGCGAAACCTTCAAACTGGCAAATAG
- a CDS encoding Peptidase A2A, retrovirus RVP subgroup (PFAM: Peptidase A2A, retrovirus RVP subgroup~KEGG: mpt:Mpe_A3634 hypothetical protein) — protein sequence MRLSIRGHPIVEVKINGRVCRLIVDTGAQRTLLSRQFVRKLKSEKLTDVTVSNYDGRMVAGSLLIVDSLTLPNLTIKHLPVIEAQMPLPFMGTDGLLGWDVLRQFVITINYSDRRFTL from the coding sequence ATGCGATTGAGTATTAGAGGTCACCCAATTGTTGAGGTAAAAATAAATGGGAGAGTTTGTCGCCTAATTGTTGACACAGGGGCACAACGTACTTTGCTTTCACGTCAATTTGTCAGAAAACTGAAGAGTGAAAAATTAACTGACGTGACGGTATCAAATTATGATGGGCGCATGGTAGCAGGTTCGTTATTAATTGTAGATTCACTGACTTTGCCGAATCTGACTATAAAGCACTTGCCTGTTATTGAAGCTCAAATGCCTTTACCTTTCATGGGAACAGATGGGTTGTTAGGTTGGGATGTTCTGCGCCAATTTGTCATTACTATTAATTATTCGGACAGGCGTTTCACCCTCTAA
- a CDS encoding conserved hypothetical protein (KEGG: ses:SARI_00071 hypothetical protein) — protein MRTSDEFATTIRPLVRMRQSLIEDGADYIRRIQKTLRLINVRLDATLTDSTSVSGLAIIKAICEGEEDGAILAALVDKHCKKTPAELTQLLTGNWTPSIRLQVQSSYRLYQAVQAEMTRLDAELDRLFTEHTQHLPRAEATKKKPRKHRNAPKVAVEQYARQMLGVNLHEIPGFGRTAILTLMSEVGESIHRFNSAKAFAKWLGFTPNNKASGGKLLSRKTLKNKSNLPNTFRQVANSIGNMKDSNPLVNFFRRVAFKSSRKKAITATARKLAVLVYTMLKRGEAYQPEKLERDQEQVKVMQIRKIKKNLHKFGISIQDLGWTVDFQTA, from the coding sequence ATGCGTACATCCGATGAGTTTGCTACCACCATTCGGCCACTGGTGCGGATGCGCCAAAGCCTCATTGAAGATGGGGCTGACTACATCCGGCGCATCCAAAAGACGCTTCGGCTGATCAATGTGCGCTTAGATGCCACCTTGACCGATTCCACTTCCGTGTCGGGCTTGGCGATCATCAAGGCAATTTGTGAGGGCGAAGAGGACGGGGCAATTCTGGCGGCCCTGGTTGATAAACATTGTAAGAAGACACCTGCCGAACTTACCCAATTGCTAACGGGAAATTGGACACCTAGTATACGACTACAAGTGCAGTCGTCCTACCGGCTTTATCAGGCCGTTCAGGCTGAAATGACCCGGTTGGATGCCGAGTTAGACCGACTCTTCACAGAGCATACTCAACATTTGCCTAGAGCCGAAGCGACTAAAAAGAAGCCTCGTAAGCACAGGAATGCACCTAAAGTAGCGGTGGAACAGTATGCTCGGCAGATGTTAGGGGTCAATTTGCATGAGATACCAGGCTTTGGTCGCACGGCCATCCTAACATTGATGAGTGAAGTAGGCGAAAGTATCCACCGTTTTAACTCAGCAAAAGCGTTTGCCAAGTGGTTGGGTTTTACTCCCAATAATAAAGCATCTGGGGGTAAACTACTGTCGCGCAAGACTTTGAAGAACAAATCGAATCTGCCCAATACGTTCCGTCAGGTGGCTAATTCGATTGGTAACATGAAGGACTCCAATCCGTTGGTGAACTTCTTTCGGCGGGTAGCCTTCAAATCCAGCCGCAAAAAAGCCATCACGGCCACAGCAAGAAAGTTAGCCGTGCTGGTCTATACGATGTTGAAAAGAGGGGAAGCTTACCAACCCGAAAAGCTGGAACGGGATCAGGAACAAGTAAAGGTGATGCAGATCCGCAAAATCAAGAAAAATCTGCATAAGTTTGGTATCTCGATTCAAGATTTGGGCTGGACGGTGGACTTTCAGACTGCTTGA
- a CDS encoding ISPpu9, transposase (KEGG: ara:Arad_9953 ISPpu9, transposase): MKEQLNYQQMPVIHQQVAGIDIGSKFHVVAVGDNPKTDVKEFGVSTKALFEIALFLKENDVQHVAMEATGGYEKPLVSVLQQEGFDVLVTAGANTKNYRRFKSDVSDAIHIRTLHQLGLLPPIFITDEFATTIRPLVRMRQSLIEDGADYIRRIQKTLRLINVRLDATLTDSTSVSGLAIIKAICEGEEDGAILAALVDKHCKKTPAELTQLLTGNWTPSIRLQVQSSYRLYQAVQAEMTRLDAELDRLFTEHTQHLPRAEATKKKPRKHRNAPKVAVEQYARQMLGVNLHEIPGFGRTAILTLMSEVGESIHRFNSAKAFAKWLGFTPNNKASGGKLLSRKTLKNKSNLPNTFRQVANSIGNMKDSNPLVNFFRRVAFKSSRKKAITATARKLAVLVYTMLKRGEAYQPEKLERDQEQVKVMQIRKIKKNLHKFGISIQDLGWTVDFQTA; this comes from the coding sequence ATGAAAGAACAGCTTAACTATCAGCAAATGCCTGTCATTCATCAGCAGGTGGCAGGCATTGACATTGGCTCCAAGTTTCACGTCGTAGCCGTGGGAGACAATCCCAAAACCGACGTCAAAGAGTTTGGCGTTTCCACTAAAGCCCTTTTTGAGATCGCGCTTTTTCTCAAAGAGAATGACGTTCAGCACGTTGCTATGGAAGCCACCGGAGGCTACGAAAAACCACTGGTGAGCGTCCTCCAACAGGAAGGCTTTGACGTGTTAGTTACAGCTGGAGCCAACACCAAAAACTACCGACGCTTCAAGTCAGACGTGTCAGATGCCATCCATATCCGAACCCTGCATCAGTTAGGTTTACTACCCCCTATTTTCATCACCGATGAGTTTGCTACCACCATTCGGCCACTGGTGCGGATGCGCCAAAGCCTCATTGAAGATGGGGCTGACTACATCCGGCGCATCCAAAAGACGCTTCGGCTGATCAATGTGCGCTTAGATGCCACCTTGACCGATTCCACTTCCGTGTCGGGCTTGGCGATCATCAAGGCAATTTGTGAGGGCGAAGAGGACGGGGCAATTCTGGCGGCCCTGGTTGATAAACATTGTAAGAAGACACCTGCCGAACTTACCCAATTGCTAACGGGAAATTGGACACCTAGTATACGACTACAAGTGCAGTCGTCCTACCGGCTTTATCAGGCCGTTCAGGCTGAAATGACCCGGTTGGATGCCGAGTTAGACCGACTCTTCACAGAGCATACTCAACATTTGCCTAGAGCCGAAGCGACTAAAAAGAAGCCTCGTAAGCACAGGAATGCACCTAAAGTAGCGGTGGAACAGTATGCTCGGCAGATGTTAGGGGTCAATTTGCATGAGATACCAGGCTTTGGTCGCACGGCCATCCTAACATTGATGAGTGAAGTAGGCGAAAGTATCCACCGTTTTAACTCAGCAAAAGCGTTTGCCAAGTGGTTGGGTTTTACTCCCAATAATAAAGCATCTGGGGGTAAACTACTGTCGCGCAAGACTTTGAAGAACAAATCGAATCTGCCCAATACGTTCCGTCAGGTGGCTAATTCGATTGGTAACATGAAGGACTCCAATCCGTTGGTGAACTTCTTTCGGCGGGTAGCCTTCAAATCCAGCCGCAAAAAAGCCATCACGGCCACAGCAAGAAAGTTAGCCGTGCTGGTCTATACGATGTTGAAAAGAGGGGAAGCTTACCAACCCGAAAAGCTGGAACGGGATCAGGAACAAGTAAAGGTGATGCAGATCCGCAAAATCAAGAAAAATCTGCATAAGTTTGGTATCTCGATTCAAGATTTGGGCTGGACGGTGGACTTTCAGACTGCTTGA
- a CDS encoding protein of unknown function DUF323 (PFAM: protein of unknown function DUF323~KEGG: glo:Glov_1169 protein of unknown function DUF323) — translation MKLHLITLGTFIILLLISDIEFREFDSKFSEYRCGQPEFDSLNKEFKFLDLPFATMTYVPGGTFQMGDIRNEGDFDEKPVHTVTVSSFYMGQYEITNRQAATITDEKLYYFGTCLDCPLETISWDGVQLFLQKLNQKTGRKYRLPTEAEWEYAAGGGSKKRTRFGNGQDVLKITEANTLLLQKTQQKDFESKSGFYVRQVVTVGTFVPNALGLYDMSGNVWEWCNDWFGDYNSKSQNNPIGPTTGKYRVVRGGGSTEEPAHCRVSNRHGNAPFFNNKANGFRIATSVR, via the coding sequence ATGAAGCTACACCTTATTACCCTTGGTACTTTTATCATCTTACTATTAATTAGTGATATAGAATTTAGGGAGTTTGATTCTAAATTTTCAGAGTATAGATGTGGGCAACCTGAGTTTGATTCCTTGAATAAAGAATTTAAATTTTTGGATTTACCTTTTGCAACAATGACTTATGTACCTGGTGGGACATTTCAAATGGGGGACATTAGAAATGAAGGTGACTTTGACGAGAAGCCGGTTCATACTGTTACAGTAAGTTCATTTTATATGGGGCAATATGAAATTACAAATCGGCAAGCTGCGACTATTACGGATGAAAAACTTTACTATTTTGGTACTTGCCTGGACTGTCCACTTGAAACCATTAGCTGGGATGGCGTACAACTCTTTTTACAAAAGTTAAATCAGAAAACTGGCCGCAAATATCGTTTACCAACAGAAGCTGAATGGGAGTACGCAGCTGGTGGCGGGTCTAAAAAAAGAACCCGATTTGGAAACGGACAAGACGTTTTAAAAATAACGGAAGCTAATACTTTGCTGTTGCAAAAAACTCAACAAAAAGACTTTGAATCTAAATCTGGATTTTATGTGCGACAGGTCGTTACAGTCGGAACTTTTGTACCAAATGCATTAGGTTTGTATGATATGTCGGGGAACGTTTGGGAATGGTGTAATGATTGGTTTGGGGATTATAATTCAAAGAGTCAAAATAATCCTATTGGTCCTACAACAGGTAAATATCGTGTAGTGCGTGGTGGTGGTTCTACAGAGGAACCTGCCCATTGTCGCGTGTCAAACCGTCATGGTAATGCGCCTTTTTTCAATAACAAAGCTAATGGATTTCGGATTGCCACTTCTGTTCGATGA
- a CDS encoding integrase family protein (PFAM: integrase family protein; integrase domain protein SAM domain protein~KEGG: bph:Bphy_6957 integrase family protein) produces MITIRIDEKEPTLLVVSFSEDPVGNNLIREIAGRRWSYSRRCWLLPNTRDSVVKVGKLFGKAYCRFDEAVVRLYKPDASSKVIESATNPLWPPQQANAQSKPFRYMPPVLEYDQHPIIIAGCNALQIGNYSYRTLKNYKQALIALIRYAGSIPLDELTRAQYQAYLLFLTEKKRLSSATINVHINAYKFYQEKVLQRDKLYFDIDYPRQPTKLPTVYSVDEVRAIIKATTSLKYRTLFRLIYSTGLRLSEAAHLHLVDLDRDRRLITVRAGKGKKDRVVMLSEKLDLDINTYLNQYRPHRYLFEDASTREPISIRTIQQVYSNTVRFAGIVKRGGIHSLRHSFATHLLESGVDIRHIQELLGHESILTTMRYTHVTADKISKLRSPLDDL; encoded by the coding sequence ATGATCACAATTCGTATTGACGAAAAAGAACCGACGCTGTTGGTGGTGTCATTTTCCGAAGATCCGGTCGGGAATAACTTAATACGAGAAATAGCTGGTCGGCGCTGGAGCTATTCGCGTCGGTGCTGGCTTCTGCCCAATACGCGCGATAGTGTAGTAAAAGTCGGCAAGCTTTTTGGCAAAGCGTACTGCCGGTTCGATGAAGCGGTAGTGCGGCTCTATAAACCCGATGCCAGCAGTAAAGTGATCGAATCGGCGACAAATCCGCTCTGGCCACCACAACAGGCAAACGCCCAATCAAAACCGTTTCGGTATATGCCGCCTGTGTTGGAGTACGACCAGCACCCGATTATCATTGCTGGTTGTAATGCCCTCCAGATCGGAAATTATAGCTATAGGACGCTTAAGAATTATAAACAGGCACTCATCGCCCTAATTCGATATGCTGGTTCAATACCGCTTGATGAACTCACCAGGGCACAGTATCAGGCCTACTTATTGTTCCTGACCGAAAAAAAACGACTGAGTAGTGCAACAATCAATGTCCATATCAATGCGTACAAGTTTTATCAGGAAAAAGTACTGCAACGCGACAAATTATATTTTGATATTGATTATCCTCGTCAGCCAACAAAGCTCCCGACCGTTTATAGTGTAGATGAAGTGAGGGCGATAATTAAAGCGACTACAAGTCTGAAATATCGTACACTGTTCAGGTTGATTTACAGCACTGGCCTACGGCTTAGCGAAGCGGCTCATTTGCATCTGGTCGATCTGGACCGCGATCGTAGACTTATTACGGTTCGGGCTGGAAAGGGCAAAAAAGACCGGGTGGTTATGCTGTCTGAAAAACTTGACCTGGATATTAATACCTACCTGAATCAGTATAGACCTCACCGTTATTTATTCGAAGACGCCAGTACGAGAGAGCCAATTTCTATCCGGACGATTCAACAGGTTTATAGCAATACTGTTCGGTTTGCCGGAATTGTGAAGCGAGGAGGTATTCATAGCCTTCGGCATTCGTTCGCCACACATCTGCTGGAATCTGGTGTAGATATCCGCCATATTCAAGAACTCCTGGGGCATGAAAGTATCCTGACAACCATGCGCTATACACACGTAACGGCCGACAAAATCAGTAAGCTCAGAAGTCCGCTGGATGATTTATAG
- a CDS encoding Excinuclease ABC C subunit domain protein (PFAM: Excinuclease ABC C subunit domain protein): MKIADKNTQNSLDLGQILDSAALFPPQPCIYYLINSRNEVVYVGQTLNLYASLLEHRKKGVNFVRFRYFTCAESDLERLERGAIERLDPILNRVSKSRSVSAPGNLSKPFICLKYNITPVAFERLREAFELQPASSFGNAKYYKPEDVEAWVRRFKGLVVSGRHVLQAKPTYLAVGISSRTKQIQLFTK, from the coding sequence ATGAAAATCGCCGATAAAAACACGCAAAACAGCCTTGATTTAGGCCAAATTCTGGATAGTGCAGCGTTATTTCCGCCCCAGCCCTGCATCTATTATCTGATTAATTCCCGGAATGAAGTCGTCTATGTAGGGCAGACGCTGAATCTGTATGCCAGCCTGCTGGAGCACCGGAAAAAGGGGGTAAATTTTGTTCGGTTTCGTTACTTCACCTGTGCCGAAAGTGATTTGGAACGACTGGAGCGGGGAGCCATTGAGCGGCTCGATCCGATTCTTAACCGGGTATCGAAGTCCAGGTCAGTCTCGGCACCCGGAAATTTGAGTAAACCCTTCATTTGTTTAAAATACAACATTACTCCCGTTGCTTTTGAGCGGCTTCGCGAGGCTTTCGAGCTACAACCGGCTAGCTCGTTCGGCAATGCAAAGTATTACAAACCGGAAGACGTGGAGGCCTGGGTCAGGCGGTTCAAGGGGCTGGTGGTATCGGGGCGGCATGTGCTACAGGCCAAGCCAACCTATCTGGCCGTAGGCATCAGCAGCCGAACCAAGCAGATACAACTGTTTACCAAGTGA
- a CDS encoding Aldehyde Dehydrogenase (PFAM: Aldehyde Dehydrogenase~KEGG: dat:HRM2_38600 NAD-dependent aldehyde dehydrogenase family protein), with product MQSILPLPTQPVKPGTSTGQAFWHADNAKTVDSYSPADGQLIARVHLSTRADYDRVVETAQTAFAEWRLVPAPRRGEIVRQMGDQFRRYKRELGTLVSYEMGKSLQEGLGEVQEIIDICDFAVGQSRQLYGLSMHSERPAHRMLEQWHPLGVVGIISAFNFPVAVWSWNAMLAWVCGDVCIWKPSEKTPLTALACQQIIGDVLRNNDVPEGVSCLVTGGREAGEWLAHDPRIALVSATGSTRMGKAVAEAVASRLGKSLLELGGNNAIIVSEHADLDLAIPAIVFGAVGTAGQRCTSTRRIIVHERIYDDVRSRLKNAYAQLRIGSPLDESVHVGPVIDAAAVAQYQATVNEIREQGGRFIVEPGILDGLGFESGCYVRPCIAEAENGWPVVQRETFAPILYMLSYTTLADAISQQNDVPQGLSSSIFTLNMREAEQFLAATGSDCGIANVNIGTSGAEIGGAFGGEKETGGGRESGSDAWKAYMRRQTNTINYGTTMPLAQGIAFEL from the coding sequence ATGCAGTCTATTCTTCCTCTGCCTACCCAGCCTGTTAAGCCGGGCACCAGTACGGGTCAGGCTTTCTGGCATGCAGACAACGCTAAAACCGTTGATTCCTATTCGCCAGCCGATGGACAACTGATTGCCCGCGTTCATTTGTCTACCCGCGCTGATTATGACCGTGTTGTTGAAACGGCACAGACGGCTTTTGCCGAATGGCGATTGGTTCCGGCTCCACGCCGGGGCGAAATTGTCAGACAGATGGGCGATCAGTTTCGGCGGTACAAGCGCGAACTGGGTACGCTGGTGAGCTACGAAATGGGTAAATCCCTGCAGGAGGGTTTGGGTGAAGTACAGGAAATTATCGACATCTGCGATTTTGCCGTAGGGCAGTCGCGTCAGCTTTATGGCCTATCCATGCATTCCGAGCGGCCCGCCCACCGGATGCTGGAGCAATGGCATCCGCTGGGTGTAGTCGGTATTATCTCAGCCTTTAACTTCCCGGTTGCGGTGTGGTCCTGGAACGCCATGCTTGCCTGGGTTTGCGGGGATGTCTGCATCTGGAAACCATCGGAGAAAACACCGCTCACGGCACTGGCCTGTCAGCAGATCATTGGCGATGTGCTGCGGAACAACGATGTGCCCGAGGGTGTGTCGTGTCTGGTTACGGGTGGGCGCGAAGCTGGCGAGTGGCTGGCGCACGACCCACGTATCGCCCTTGTATCGGCAACGGGCAGCACCCGAATGGGAAAAGCCGTTGCCGAAGCCGTTGCCAGCCGGCTGGGTAAGAGTTTGCTCGAACTGGGCGGCAACAACGCTATTATCGTTTCGGAACACGCTGACCTCGATCTGGCCATTCCGGCTATCGTATTTGGGGCTGTAGGTACTGCCGGACAGCGTTGCACGAGCACCCGCCGGATTATCGTTCACGAGCGTATCTACGACGATGTAAGAAGTCGACTTAAAAACGCGTATGCCCAGTTGCGTATAGGTAGCCCGTTAGATGAATCAGTTCATGTCGGCCCCGTTATTGACGCGGCTGCCGTAGCTCAGTATCAGGCCACCGTTAATGAAATTCGGGAGCAGGGCGGACGTTTCATTGTTGAACCGGGTATTCTGGATGGGTTAGGATTTGAATCAGGCTGTTACGTACGTCCGTGTATCGCAGAGGCCGAAAACGGCTGGCCGGTTGTCCAGCGCGAAACTTTCGCCCCCATCCTGTACATGCTTAGCTATACTACGCTGGCCGATGCCATCAGCCAGCAAAATGATGTGCCTCAGGGGTTGTCGTCGTCGATTTTCACGCTCAACATGCGTGAAGCGGAGCAGTTTCTGGCGGCTACCGGTTCCGACTGCGGTATTGCCAATGTCAACATTGGTACATCGGGAGCGGAAATCGGTGGGGCTTTTGGTGGCGAAAAAGAAACCGGTGGTGGCCGGGAGTCGGGTTCCGATGCCTGGAAAGCCTACATGCGCCGACAAACCAACACCATTAACTACGGCACCACCATGCCGCTGGCGCAGGGAATTGCGTTTGAATTGTAG